A single genomic interval of Arachis duranensis cultivar V14167 chromosome 7, aradu.V14167.gnm2.J7QH, whole genome shotgun sequence harbors:
- the LOC107457615 gene encoding L-ascorbate peroxidase 2, cytosolic-like, which produces DKADPPPEGRLPDATKGNDHLRELFVQTMGLTDQDIVALSGAHTLGRCHKDRSGFEGPWTSNPLVFDNSYFTELVGGEREGLLQLPTDKALLEDPVFRPLVEKYAKDEDAFFADYTQAHLKLSELGYLLYLISNLILNFLYTSYMCV; this is translated from the exons GACAAGGCTGACCCACCTCCAGAGGGTCGCTTGCCCGATGCAACAAAGGGTAATGACCATTTGAGGGAGTTGTTTGTGCAAACAATGGGACTCACTGATCAAGATATTGTTGCCCTTTCTGGTGCTCACACCCTT GGTAGGTGCCACAAGGATCGTTCTGGATTTGAGGGTCCTTGGACTTCCAATCCTCTGGTTTTTGACAACTCATACTTCAC GGAACTGGTGGGGGGCGAAAGGGAGGGACTTTTGCAGCTCCCAACTGACAAGGCATTGCTGGAGGATCCTGTTTTCCGCCCTCTTGTTGAGAAATATGCCAAA GATGAAGATGCATTCTTTGCTGATTACACTCAAGCTCACTTAAAGCTCTCCGAACTTGGGTACCTACTCTACTTAATTTCTaatcttattcttaattttctttacaCTTCATATATGTGTGTGTAA